Proteins co-encoded in one Malus sylvestris chromosome 7, drMalSylv7.2, whole genome shotgun sequence genomic window:
- the LOC126627963 gene encoding dof zinc finger protein DOF2.5-like isoform X2, with protein sequence MEDHEMGSNGCTRSVLEKRARPQEQLNCPRCSSTNTKFCYYNNYSLTQPRYFCKTCRRYWTEGGTLRNVPVGGGSRKNKKSTSSSASVSSKITIPDLNPPTTLSHFSSSHQNPRVTHEGQDLNLTFDSIDAHYHGTTMENNNSTNSSSAPNLSAMELLRTGIASRGVNSFMPTQNMPDHHSNTVLYPPSSVGFSLQEFKPTSLGFCVDGLGNRYGGDDHENVNGGRILFPFGDHHLKQISSTAGHHEVLDHHQNKGQGNPTGYWNGLLGGGSW encoded by the coding sequence ATGGAAGATCATGAGATGGGATCCAATGGATGCACAAGGTCAGTGTTGGAGAAAAGGGCTAGACCTCAAGAGCAATTGAATTGTCCAAGGTGCAGTTCAACCAACACCAAGTTTTGTTACTACAACAACTACAGCCTCACTCAACCAAGGTACTTTTGCAAGACATGCAGAAGGTATTGGACTGAAGGTGGAACTCTCAGAAATGTCCCAGTTGGAGGAGGTTcaaggaagaacaagaaatccACATCCTCATCGGCTTCAGTATCGTCAAAGATTACTATTCCTGATCTTAACCCACCAACAACCCTTTCACACTTTTCATCATCTCACCAAAACCCTAGGGTTACCCATGAAGGCCAAGATCTTAACCTGACCTTTGATTCTATAGATGCACATTACCATGGTACTACAATGGAAAACAACAACAGTACCAATTCCTCATCAGCTCCTAATCTTTCAGCTATGGAGCTTCTTAGGACTGGCATTGCTTCTAGAGGTGTGAATTCATTCATGCCAACCCAGAATATGCCTGATCATCATTCAAATACAGTACTCTATCCACCATCATCAGTAGGGTTCTCGCTGCAAGAATTCAAACCAACAAGCCTTGGTTTTTGTGTTGATGGGCTTGGAAATAGGTATGGAGGGGATGATCATGAGAATGTTAATGGTGGAAGGATATTGTTTCCATTTGGGGATCATCACTTGAAACAGATTTCAAGCACTGCAGGTCATCATGAAGTACTTGATCATCATCAGAACAAGGGGCAAGGGAACCCAACAGGGTATTGGAATGGTTTATTAGGTGGAGGCTCGTGGTGA
- the LOC126627963 gene encoding dof zinc finger protein DOF2.5-like isoform X1 yields the protein MDTAQWLQGSGELEKPMEDHEMGSNGCTRSVLEKRARPQEQLNCPRCSSTNTKFCYYNNYSLTQPRYFCKTCRRYWTEGGTLRNVPVGGGSRKNKKSTSSSASVSSKITIPDLNPPTTLSHFSSSHQNPRVTHEGQDLNLTFDSIDAHYHGTTMENNNSTNSSSAPNLSAMELLRTGIASRGVNSFMPTQNMPDHHSNTVLYPPSSVGFSLQEFKPTSLGFCVDGLGNRYGGDDHENVNGGRILFPFGDHHLKQISSTAGHHEVLDHHQNKGQGNPTGYWNGLLGGGSW from the exons ATGGATACTGCTCAATGGCTGCAG ggAAGTGGAGAACTTGAGAAGCCCATGGAAGATCATGAGATGGGATCCAATGGATGCACAAGGTCAGTGTTGGAGAAAAGGGCTAGACCTCAAGAGCAATTGAATTGTCCAAGGTGCAGTTCAACCAACACCAAGTTTTGTTACTACAACAACTACAGCCTCACTCAACCAAGGTACTTTTGCAAGACATGCAGAAGGTATTGGACTGAAGGTGGAACTCTCAGAAATGTCCCAGTTGGAGGAGGTTcaaggaagaacaagaaatccACATCCTCATCGGCTTCAGTATCGTCAAAGATTACTATTCCTGATCTTAACCCACCAACAACCCTTTCACACTTTTCATCATCTCACCAAAACCCTAGGGTTACCCATGAAGGCCAAGATCTTAACCTGACCTTTGATTCTATAGATGCACATTACCATGGTACTACAATGGAAAACAACAACAGTACCAATTCCTCATCAGCTCCTAATCTTTCAGCTATGGAGCTTCTTAGGACTGGCATTGCTTCTAGAGGTGTGAATTCATTCATGCCAACCCAGAATATGCCTGATCATCATTCAAATACAGTACTCTATCCACCATCATCAGTAGGGTTCTCGCTGCAAGAATTCAAACCAACAAGCCTTGGTTTTTGTGTTGATGGGCTTGGAAATAGGTATGGAGGGGATGATCATGAGAATGTTAATGGTGGAAGGATATTGTTTCCATTTGGGGATCATCACTTGAAACAGATTTCAAGCACTGCAGGTCATCATGAAGTACTTGATCATCATCAGAACAAGGGGCAAGGGAACCCAACAGGGTATTGGAATGGTTTATTAGGTGGAGGCTCGTGGTGA